GTCGGCACGGTGCCGGATGCAAACAGATCGGTCACCATGTGCTCCGGTGGTGTATTGGGGCCGGGCAAAAGTCCCGACTTGCTGTCCACGGTGGCCGATGTCAGACCCTGCGGTCTGATAAAATCACGGGACTCAATCCCCTGGTGCGCCTGCTGCATAACCTCTCGCCATATTTTAGCGGGATATGTACCCCCATAGCTGGTGGGCATCTTAACCGGAATGTCATAACCGATCCATACTACACCCACCAGGTCGCGGGTATAGCCGGCGAACCATATATCCTTACCCTCGTCGGTAGTGCCTGTTTTCCCTGCCGCTGGACGACCGATTTGTGCACCTGTGCCGGTACCTGATTGAACAACCGATTTCATCATATCAGTCATTAAATAAGCTGTAGTTTCTTTCATGGCTCTGTGGGGAGACTGCTCCGCTTCAAATAAGACAGTGCCGTCGTAATCTTCCACGCGTAAAATGGATGTGGGGTTGTTATATATGCCATTGTTGGCAAAGGTAGCGTACGCGGCCGTTAATTGTATCGGTGTTACCCCGTGGGTTAATCCGCCCAATGCTATGGCCGGTCCCGTAGGGTCAATATTAATGTTCATTTGGGCGGCAAACTTAACGGCGTTGGGAATTTTAACATGATCCATGAGCAGTTTTACCGCTGCAATGTTAACTGAATGAGTGAGTGCCGTACGCAAGGTGATCAAGCCTCTATAACCGCCGCCTGAGTTTCGCGGCGAATAGTTGCCGTAACTGTTGTAAGTGACCGGTGCATCGTCGATGACACTGGCCGGAGCCATGCCCATGAACTCAATGGCCGGGCCGTAGGCCAGGATTGGTTTAATGGCCGAGCCGGGCTGTCTGGGGGACATGGTGGCTCTGTTCAGCGATCTTTGGTGAGTATGTTCCCGACCGCCCACCAGTGCTTTAATATCACCGGTCCCGGGGTCCATAATTACCATAGCTCCTTGAGGCTGCAATACTCCGTTGCTATCTTTTTGGGAAGCCGGGAAATTAGCATTGTTGGCCAGAGCCTTTTCCGCATAAGTCTGAATTTGTGGGTCAAGGGTGGTATATACTTTCAATCCCCCCCTAAAGACCTTCTCATCACCAAACTTATCTGCCAATTGTTCAGTAACGTAATCCACGAAATACGGGTAGGGGTACCTGCTGGCACTGGGGTCGCTATGTTTTAATTCAACCTCTTCCGTTTTGGCCTGTTGGTAATCTCCTTCACTGATAAAATTATAACGGTACATATTGTCCAGTACCTGGTCGCGATGGGATATGGCCGCATCCATATTTTGATAGGGCGAGTAGTTATTGGGTGATCTAATCAATCCCGCCAGTAAAGCCCCCTGGGCTATTGTTAAATCACCGGCATCCCTGCCGAAGTAAGTTTGGGCCGCGGCCTGTACGCCGTAGGCTCCTTCGCCAAAATATATCCGGTTTAAGTACATGGCCAGAATTTCTTCTTTGGAGTACCTATTCTCCATTTTAAAGGATAAAATGGCTTCCTGAATCTTTCTTTTGATAGTCCTTTCCGGGTTTAAAAACGATAGCTTAACTAATTGTTGGGTAATAGTGCTGGCGCCCTGAAAATTGCGTTCCATGCCAATAATATGCAAGGCGTCGTTAATAGCGGCCCGGGCTATGGACTCAACCCTTATGCCGTGGTGCTTATAAAAAAGATGATCTTCAGCAGCTAAAAAAGCTTCCTGAACATGCAATGGAATTTTGTTTAATGAAACCTGAGTCCGGTTTTCTACGCCAATTTGGGTGACCAGCTTATTATTGCTGTCGTATATCTGGGTGGTGGTGGCTGGTATTAAATTTGCTTCATTAAATGCAGGTAAATCTTTTATGCTTACCAATAGCAATCCTGCTAAAGCACCGGCTGAAATTAAAAAAAGTATAATAAGTATAAACAGTATAAACCTGGTAGGATTGAGTTTTCTTTTTTTGCGTTTTTTCTTTGCGGTCAAACAATATTCCCTCCTTTAGGGAATTCTCACCCTAGTTTATAAACGCAATTATACCATACTACTAACAAAAGTATTAGCACAGAAATTGCCACCTGTAACTGATCTTGCATATTGATACAATCTAAAGATTGAGGCAAGGAGAGGAGTAATAATTAAGATGTTCGGCGTCGATGAGCGGTTGGTAATAATTAGAAGGGGTCAAAAAACAAATCCGTGCAGGGTACGATAATTAAAGCGATAAAAGAAAATTTATACGTATTATGCTTTAACCCGAAAAATATTCGGTTTTTTTTTTGCTGTTGTTCCATATAGATATAACATAGACCGTTGTGGAAAACGGAGGTGACCTGGTGTTTAGAAGGAAGAGACCCGTAAAAAAAATATTACTTTTTACATCATTGTTCTTATTAATAGTAGCGGTTTAT
This genomic interval from Desulfoscipio sp. XC116 contains the following:
- a CDS encoding penicillin-binding protein 1A, whose protein sequence is MTAKKKRKKRKLNPTRFILFILIILFLISAGALAGLLLVSIKDLPAFNEANLIPATTTQIYDSNNKLVTQIGVENRTQVSLNKIPLHVQEAFLAAEDHLFYKHHGIRVESIARAAINDALHIIGMERNFQGASTITQQLVKLSFLNPERTIKRKIQEAILSFKMENRYSKEEILAMYLNRIYFGEGAYGVQAAAQTYFGRDAGDLTIAQGALLAGLIRSPNNYSPYQNMDAAISHRDQVLDNMYRYNFISEGDYQQAKTEEVELKHSDPSASRYPYPYFVDYVTEQLADKFGDEKVFRGGLKVYTTLDPQIQTYAEKALANNANFPASQKDSNGVLQPQGAMVIMDPGTGDIKALVGGREHTHQRSLNRATMSPRQPGSAIKPILAYGPAIEFMGMAPASVIDDAPVTYNSYGNYSPRNSGGGYRGLITLRTALTHSVNIAAVKLLMDHVKIPNAVKFAAQMNINIDPTGPAIALGGLTHGVTPIQLTAAYATFANNGIYNNPTSILRVEDYDGTVLFEAEQSPHRAMKETTAYLMTDMMKSVVQSGTGTGAQIGRPAAGKTGTTDEGKDIWFAGYTRDLVGVVWIGYDIPVKMPTSYGGTYPAKIWREVMQQAHQGIESRDFIRPQGLTSATVDSKSGLLPGPNTPPEHMVTDLFASGTVPTKTDDVHVLTEVCATTGLLPNQYCPERITRVMLKLPYTVSPAVADYNLRVPTKICDVHGVDSFVTPEETDDAEESMSNPERDDSNEQPIETPFKPNSGRFSNNTDNDE